Part of the Leishmania major strain Friedlin complete genome, chromosome 7 genome is shown below.
TGCTTTCTTCTATGGCACGTGCCCCCTGGAGGAGCTCAAGACGAGGGTGCTGACGATCGGCCTCGCCCCACCGCATGTGATCTTCGATGCTGTGCATGGCTGCTTCACGCCGGTCGGCAAGGCCGCGTTCGAGCGTGCTTTTTGGCTCTTCGACCGCGACGCGGACggactgctgcggctgccggaGCTTGTTGGGTGGCGCAAGCAGGTGGAGGCAGCCGCCTACAGCGCGGAGGAAGACATAGGTCTCTTCTTGTCCGAGtggggcggcgctgtcgcggcggAGAAGCTAGCGGATCAGGCTCAGTTTCTCGCCCTCCACATGGAGTGGCTGCAGAAGGGCTACACGCTCGAGGCGTGGGCCACGCTGCACGCCACCGGCATCCACCCCGACGGGCTGCCTTACTCGTGGTACGACTTGCACTGTATCCGTGTGGATCGGGGAACAAACACGTACCTGTCCTCCCACGCGATCCAGTTCTTCACTAATGTTTATAAGCTGAAGCGGTTCGCCGACACGCCGGACATGTGGTGCATCACGCCGGGTTGTCCGTGGGACTCTGTGGAGGGGTTCCGAAAGACGCATATGCCGATGGTCAAGTTCGTGGAGTACTGGAAGTACATGGCACTGGTGCAGCGCGACGAGGTGATTCGCTACGCCCGGTACTGGGGATACAAGGGTGAGATTAGCTACCTCTTCACGCGCCGTGCTGCCCGTGCATACCGGCTCCCCGACGAAACTGTGCCAAACACGATTCACGTACTCGTGGCCGGGTCGGAAAACTGCGGTCGGCGGAGTCTCATGAATGCCTTGACGAATAGCGGCCCGGATGGCTTTCAAGGCTCGGAGCATCCAGCGGGCACGTATGtacgcaccaccaccttcttcGCCACAAAAGGCCatgagggggtggaggaggcgcagacgCTGGTGTACTCGACGACGTCGGCcgaggcgtgcgcgcagctgctgtccGACTCGGAGTTGTCCAAGACCATAGACGTCGTTTTACTGTGCTACGACGGCACTGACATCGATGACAGCGGGGCGTACGCGATGTCGCTATTTGAGCAGGTCAGCGCGAGCGACGCATGCGAGCGGCTGCCGTTCGTCGTTGCCATGACGAAGGCcgatgctgcgcagcccGTGGCGGGCGGCAAAGAGACACGGGCGGGGCAGCGTCTAAAAGATTTCTGCCTTGCCCATCAGCTGCTGTGGCCGCCGGTCATTACCAGCAGCGAGCAGCCAGATCAGAGCGAGGCCGCATCACTGAACGAGTACATGTACGCCGTAGCCTCGGACCCGGCGCTGGCGGTTGGCCAGCCGCCCCTCACGTACGTGCGCATTCTTCGCCGAGCGACGTTTGtcgccatcgtcgctgtcgcggctGCTCGGATTGGACAAACCCTCGTCAgcgtgctgcggcgacggcggcgttaGCGCTCTTTAAGGACAGGAGGAGAGACGAAACAGAGCGACACGGCGCCGGCCCCCGATAGGCGAGAGTGCTCACGTCAGTGGTGTGTCTCCGAATGCTGCGTGACGAAGATGTATGTTCGagcaaaaaacaaaaatcgacgctgccgctggcatTTCTCGgtgcgatgcatcgctgGAAGCTGTTGTGTTGAGTGTCGTTGCGCTTCTCTTGTTCGCcgttctcttctcttctcaTCTCTGTGTGGATTAGTAGATGCGTGGCCTTGCTTGAACGCGATGACGCACAAATTTTCTCATTGAAGAGGACCGCGCAGTACTTCTCTCGCCCCGCTTTGGCCCCCTGTAGCCTGCGCACGTGGATCAGCAGGTTGGtagaggcggaggaggggggagggagggagggaaggagggatgCTGGATAGCCCTTGGGAGGCCTTGACGATGGGCGCAGGCTTGAATTGGGGTGTTCTCTGACGCCTCTTCGATCTCTGCTGGAAGCTGTGGTGTCTCTGCTGCTCGCTTCTGCCGACGTGGCACGCCTCTTCTCATTTTCTGTTCATCTCCTCCCTCTATGCTGCATCTGCTACGCTCACGGGTGAACACCAGAATCACACGCACCCACTCACATCGCTGCACCCCGCATAGTGAGCAACCAACAGACAGGCACTTCCGTTGCCAGCTTCCTCCAGCATCTCCCCATCTCTCTGCCCATCGACATATTCCCCCTGCTGCTCGAGTGCTACGCCGTCacttgcacacgcacgctaTTCCACGCACGCGAACGGTACAGCTTGCGTGTTTGCAATcacacgcacccacccacccgtcATCGACCACTGCTGAGCGCCTGCACCAGTAAGCAGTAGCCATGCCCGCACCTATCCGAGCCACTTTTGCCGCCGGCTGCTACTGGGGCACGGAGCACTTCTTCGTGCGGAATTTCAAGGATAGCATTGTGTCGCACCAGGTCGGCTTCATGGGCGGCATTGAGGGGAAGGCAGTAACCTACTCTGAAGTCACGAAGGGCACCACGGGCCACGCCGAGGTCTTGGACTTGATGTACGACCCCGAAAAGGTTTCGTACAAGGATCTGCTCTCCTTCTTCTTCCGCATGCACAACTCCACGACGGTGAACCGGCAGGCGGGCGACATCGGTACCAACTACCGCAGTGCCATCTTCTACCACAACGAAGAGCagaagaaggaggcggaggcctACATCGCCAAGCTGAACGGTGCCGACGAGAAGCTCCATTCCTCCTTTAGCAAAGCCTTTGCTGGAGCCCCCTGCATCACCGGTCTCGAGAAGGCTGGCACGTTTTACCCAGCGCACGAGGGACACCAGAACTACCTCGAGAAGCACCCGAATGGCTACTGCTCGCACCGCTTGTACTTTTAGGCTCCCTCGGCTGTCTGcatatgcgcgtgtgcgtgtgtgttgcatGCGGGTCGCTGCTGTCACCTACCTGCCCTCTGCGGAGGGTAGCGGTTGAGCACCGCGTGTCTAGTGACGCAGCGTGCCGCGGATACGGGAGACGCTTGTGCGGCATACTCCTATTGCGACTCCTATTGCCCATCATAACCATCGTCGCCACGCTTGGTTTGCTAGTTTTCTGTTCTCTCCTTCTTTCATATTGGCCGCTTCTTTCCCTCCCAGTGCAGCCCTCGCTGTATTGTcagcgcgtgcgccaggAGCGTCTGAGCATGGGGCACATGGCATTTCTCGTCTCTCtacgcgtgtgccgccgccttgcgTCACCTTGCCGTTTCTTTGGTTTCTGACGCAACGCTCCGCTGTTCGTTTCCCCGGCTGCCAAgaagaggggaaagggggtgCGCACCTCTGAGCATGACATCGCAGGGCCCGGTGTGTCCACTCCCTGTCTGGgaggaagccgagcagccccCATGTCTCTGCCCATGCCGAGCCGCTTGTGTGCGGTAGCAGGGCCAGGCACCGACGACGCAGGGGAGGCCAGAGCGATGTACCGCTGCTTGTGCCCAGCGGTTAGAccctggacggcgtggcgtcggagcgacctgcgaccgtgAACACACGCCCGTGCCATCCATGCGATAGGCCGAGTACCAGCGCGACTCGGACGCGTCTCACCCTCGGCCTtcacactgcctactggtgcgGGGAGAGCCTGCGTGCCACACCCCGAgggtggggggaagggagatgCGCCAGGGGcaggcgacctgcgaggtgtgggtgggtgggtagcgTGTGAGGCCCAGGCCCTGCTCGGATGGCTGAGTGGGCGCCGTGCTGCaacttgcgtgtgtgtgtgtgtgtgtgtgtgtgtggctgcttcgcacgacgcgtatggtggtggtggtgggagagTGCGGGGGCTGCGACGGGCTCTTGTGGTGGGGGGCGGCGTTCTGCTCATGCTGTAGggcagcgcgtgcctgcgGTCAAACTGTTTTCGTTTCATTTCAGTTGTACGTCTTATATACACGGTGTGaactccccccccttccccggTGTGGCCTTCCGCGCACCTGGTCGCCGTTGAGCGACAACGAACCGCATATCAGCCCATACACGACTTGTTTCCATCGATGCGTGCTGGTGGGCACTGCGCCGGGGCTTGGCTTTCGTAcaatgcccccccccctcccccccgcTGCACTCATCAGCTGTCGCTGTg
Proteins encoded:
- a CDS encoding putative methionine-S-sulfoxide reductase, producing the protein MPAPIRATFAAGCYWGTEHFFVRNFKDSIVSHQVGFMGGIEGKAVTYSEVTKGTTGHAEVLDLMYDPEKVSYKDLLSFFFRMHNSTTVNRQAGDIGTNYRSAIFYHNEEQKKEAEAYIAKLNGADEKLHSSFSKAFAGAPCITGLEKAGTFYPAHEGHQNYLEKHPNGYCSHRLYF